The Pedobacter frigiditerrae genomic sequence GATCTTTCCCTTTCAATGGAAAATAGCCTTAAGTTGGATAAGCGGTTATTTTATTTTTCAACTATTCAATCCTGTACTTTTTGCTACAGAAGGACCTATTGTGGCTGGGCAGATGGGGATGACATTAACAGTATTGAATGCCATATTTGCCATCGCATTTAGTTGGATTTCAACTAAAGTACCTTTGTTTTCTAACTTGATAGCTCAAAATGATTATAAACAATTAGATAGACTATTCAATAAAACACTGCTACAATCAACAATTTTAAATGTTTCAACTCTTGTTGTCTTTTTTTGTGTTATTTTTCTATTCCGCCATTTCAACATTAAAATATCAGGGAAAAACTTTGCAGATCGTTTGCTACCCTATTTACCGATGCTTTTTATGATGATCCCAATTATGCTAAATCATATTATTGGGGCTTGGGGAACATATTTGCGTTGTCACAAAAAAGAGCCTATGCTAGTTCAAAGCTTAGTCATCGGTTTGCTTTGTTCTGTTTCTACAATTACTTTGGGGAAATATTTTGGAGCATTTGGGATTACATTTGGATATATGATATTGACGATAGCGAGTTTTATCTGGGCTTATATAACTTTTTCAGCAAAGAAAAAGGAATGGCATATTTAATGTAGAAATTAAACATGATTGATAAAAATAATAAGGCAGAAGAGGTAATCTTAACCATTGCTATACCTACTTATAATAGATATGACGAAGTACAAACGCAAGTAAGATTACTACTACCGCAACTAAGTCAACAAGTCAATTTAGTGGTTTATGATAATTGCTCTACAATTCCGATAAGTGAATACTTCAGCAAAGAAGAATTGCTAAAATTTAAGCTTGTTAGAAATAAGGTAAATGTCGGGGCTGACGCTAACATTGCAAGATGTTTTGAGAATTGTGAAACTACTTGGCTTTGGACTTTATCCGATGATGATTTTGTAAAGGAAAATGCTGTTGAGACAATTATACAACAAATCGAAAGTAAGAGAGAAGCACTATTTTTCTGTTTTTGGGAGAAAGAAGATTTCGAAACTCGAAATTTTGAGGAGCTAAGTAATAAGTTTAAATCTGGCGTAGTATATTGTGATTCTTTTACCATGTCAAGATGCTTGTATAATATGTCGATGTTGAAATATTCCTTAATTGATTATTATGCGAACATCTCAAGTATGGTTGGTACTATGATTTTAGTGCTTAAATATGTTGAGAAAAATGATTCAGGCAATTGTATATATTTGAATAAAGCGATCATTGAAAAATGGAATGAAGATGTTGGGTGGAATTATGAAAGATTTATTAATCGTTCTTTTTTGTTTTTGGATGCCTTTGGTACAAAATACAACAAAAGATATCAAAAAACATTATTTATAGGGCATCATATAACAAACTATAGTTTATTATTATTGGATCGGAAAAGCTCCAATGTGGGTCAAAGACAAAAATTGCATCTATTGAAATTCATAATAGGTAGTCAAGGACTATTAAATGCAATACGATACACACCTACAATGTTTTTTAAAGCCCTTATGATGATTTTATCAAAAAATGCTTTTTTTACTTGGATACCCTTTGTTTTAAATAAGACAATTCCTTTAGCAAAAAAGATTAAAAAATAATATGGATAAGCCGTTGGTATCTATTATTATTCCAGTTTATAATAGTGAGAAATATATTGAAGAAACTTTAGACAGTGTTTCTTTACAAACCTTCTCCTTATGGGAATGTATTATTATTAATGACGGTTCCGTTGATAATAGTGAAGCGGTTATTTTGGAGAAGATAAAAGAAGATCAACGATTCAAATATATTTATCAGGATAATTCAGGCGTTTGTGTAGCACGAAATATAGCAATTAAGCAGTCCATTGGCGATTATGTTTTATGTCTGGATGCTGATGACTTAATCTCTGAAAATTTCCTTGAAGAGACTGTTAACTTGTTGCAGTCAGATGTTAATTTAGGGGTCGCTACATCCTTAGTTAAATTTTTTGGAAGAAGTTATGGAACCTTAAAGGTAATTTCTTATAATTTAGAAATAATTTTAGCTGCTAATCAGCTTGTCGTAACCTCATTATTCAGGCGTATTGATTTCGATATAGTTGGTGGTTTCAATGAAAATATGAAAGAAGGTTTTGAAGATTGGGACTTCTGGATCTCCATCCTCAAAAGAAATTGCACTGTTGCCTGTGCTACCAAGGCAACCTTTTATTATCGTTTATTGGGTGCTTCCAGAAATAAAAATATTTCTTCAGAAAAAGAACAACGACTCAGGTATCAGATCTGGGAAAATCATAAAGAACTATTCTGCCAATACTTTGTAAATCCTACCCATTATTTTGAGTATGTAAGAGTTGCAAATTCCCCTGAATATAAAATTGGCCTAATCCTGCTCGCTCCAGTTAGGCAATTAAAATATCTGATATATCTGCTAAAAAACAATTTATTATTTAATAAATCGCAGCGAAGTAAGCTGTAGATTGGGGCTTAATAAGTCATGTAAAATAAAGAGATTGTAAAATGACGTTTAATGAGCTATTCCTTAGAAAATTGAAATAAATGACAAAGTTATTAACCCCCTTCAAATATATAATTTCGATATGCTTTGGAATAGTTTTAATAGTTACATTCAACTTTTCTTACGCTGATTATTATTACGAGTTAAAAATAAACTCTTTAAATATCACAAAGTCCTTAATTATTATAGACTTTTCCCTTTTCTTGGCAGTGTGGGGTATGCTTAAATTTAAAAGTATACTAAATCCAGTCACCATTTATTCAGTTTTCGTATTTTTCATGGGTTATAGTTATTTGCCCATTTCTAATGATCAACATAAATCATATTATTGGCTTACCGAATTAATTTTTTTCTCATCTGTATTTAGTTTTTTGGCTGGATGTTTTTTTCATCGAAGCGATCCTAGGCGATTTAAACTACCGAAATTCACGCTACCGATGCTAAAAATTTTATTTATGCTTACAGTTATACTAGGTATCCTTATATTTCTGCTGGAGATTGTGAAGATAGGATATATGCCGATACTAAACCTTGGTGGTGGTTTAGACGTTTATAGTGAGGCAAATGAAAATCTGATACCTTTTGGTCATTACCTTGTTCTTTTTATGGCTTTGATGCCTTCAATTGCCTATACTTTTTGGAAATTGAAAAGGATCAATTTTCTGATCTTTATAGTGGTTTCTATCATCGGGTTCTTCATCATCGTTAATTTTTTGAGTAGACAAACAATTCTATTACTGCTCTTATCTCTATTTTTTTCATATTCTTATTTTACTAAGGTCTCGAATATGAAAATTATATTGATGGGGCTAGCAGCAGTGGCGATGTTCATATTTGTTGGGAATCTACGAGCTGACTCTTCTGATGTTGAAATAGTTAATGAAAGCCTTAAGAGTTATGCGAACATAGATAAAAGTGTGCATTTAAGTGAAACTTATGTTACCCTATATTCCTCCAAGAACTTTACCACCTTTGATGATTTGGTGATTAAAACAATAAATAATAGCAATTATGGATATGGGATTTATACATTAAAACCAATCATATCATTGCTTTTTCTAGATAGGTTGGGATTGGTCTATTACGACAGTAACTACGATGGATTTACTCGTCTTGGCACATATATGATAGAGCCATTTTCCGATTTTCATATTATTGGAGCAATCCTTTTTAATTTTCTTATTGGTTACTTGGCGATGAACACCTTCAAATCATTTTATAGAAAAGCTAATACATCAAGTATTGTAAACTACTCTTTAGTTGTTTATTGTATGATAATGGCGCCATTTACTAATTTTTATTTAAGCTTTTTTATTTGGTTTTCTATACTTTTAAATGCGCTGCTTACCAATAGTAATCTGGAGAAAAAGCCAGACAGTTTGTAACAGTAGTTAATCAACCCAGCGATTCATAGATGGAACAAAAAATAACACTACAAGATATTGCAATAGTAATCGTGTTATACGGTAAAAATTTGGTAGATACGGATACTTATAAAGGATTATTAGTAGCTACAACTGCTGACAATCTTGGTCAAATGAACCTTGTTGTTTATGATAATAGTTTAGAAGCTGATTCTAATATAAACACTACTGATCTTAAAGTTATCAAATATTTTCATGATCCATCCAATCCTGGAGTTAGTCATGCCTATAATTATGCAGCTGAATTTGCAAAGCAGCAGAAAATGAGATGGTTAATCTTGTTTGATCAGGATACGAAAATTACAAATGGGGCGCTAGAAATTTATATCAGGCATATTAATGAATATCAGGATATTCGGCTGTTCTCACCAATGTTAATTAGCAATAATTACATTGTATCGCCATCAATATTTAAAAATAGAAGAGGAAGATCGATAAAATCGTTAACTTTTGGGCTAAAGGATTTTGCGGAGCTTTCCCCTTTGAATAGCGGAATTGCAATCTCTCTCGCTACTTTTTTTAAGGTTGGGGGTTATAATGAAAGTGTGCCACTAGACTATAGTGACTATGCTTTTATTGATCGTGTTAAAAATCATGTGGATAGATTTTTTTTATTACCGCTGGAGTTCGATCATGGGCTTTCATCATTCGAGAAACCCTCTCTTAGTAGTTCATTGTTTAGGTTCGAAAGTTTGTGTAAAGGTTTGATTAATACAAGCGAAAATAGGAGGTCTATGCGGCAAAGTTTTTTAGTTGCCGGTAGGCGGGCTGCCCGATTGACATTTAAATATAAAAACCCAATTTTTATCAAAGTTTTGATGCAAAAATTTTTGTTGCCTGGCAAGTATTAAATATTTCTAATCAATCTGCGACTATGGCATTAATTTAGACGATGTTTTTTAATAGCGTGAGATATTTTGTAGTCTAAATACTATCTTTACCTGCTTTTATATATTAAAAAGACACTAAATAATCTATGAGAATTTCTGTTTGCATAGCTACTTACAATGGCGAAAAGTTTGTAGAAACACAGCTGAGGTCAATTCTTGAGCAATTGCCCGAAGATGCCGAAATTATCATTTCAGATGATAACTCAACAGATAAAACATTAAGCCTAATCGAGTCACTAAATGATTTAAGAATTAAAATATTTCATTCTAGTCACAAAAATTTAATTAAAAATTTCGAGAATGCAATTAAGCAAGCTTCGGGAGATTATATTTTTCTTTCGGATCAAGATGATAAATGGCTTGATGGTAAGGTGCAGTTCATGATGGAACAGTTACAAAAATATGATATTGTTGTTAGTGATGCTTATATAGGAGATGCCGACCTAAATGTTGTTAGAGATTCCTACTTTGAGTGGCGCAATTCTAAAACAGGAGTATTAAAAAACTTTTATAAAAATTCATATTTGGGATGTTGTATGGCATTCAAAAGCACCATTCTAGAAAAAATACTTCCTTTTCCCGCAAATATTCCAATGCATGACTTATGGATAGGAATGATGGGAGAATTACATTATAAAACAATTTTTATTCCTGAAAAATTAATGATATACAGGAGGCATGGAGGAAATGCTACTTACTTGAATGAAGATTATACAAGTAATGAGACTTTGTGGTCTATGATCAAATTTCGTGTCAATCTATTGGCGGCCGTATTGAAAAGGAGTTTGTAGAACAAGAAAATGAAGAGCCTTACGGTACGCTTAAGATTGTGATAAATTGAATACGGGGATAAAATTTGCTTCTGGAGATGTCATGGGCATTTCAAATTCTGATGATTATTATGTTGATCAAGGTATTATTAAGCAAGTGGGAGAGTAAAATGATTTTTATAAATAAATGGGTAGCTAATTAGTATTATGTTATTTTATATGGGCACGCATAAATCACTAACGCCTTGCAAAAAAAAAGGAGCCGGAATGTATGATATAGTTTGTAGTTTGGTAATGTTTAAAAATGATAAGTCGATGCTTGCTGCGGCTATTAATAGTTTCCTAGAGACCGATTTAAATGTTAAGTTAATCCTTATTGATAACTCACCAACTGATGAGCTAAGAGCTCTAAAGATCCATGAAAAAGTAGATTACATTTTTAACCCATCTAATCCAGGCTTTGGTGCTGCGCATAATATCGCTATAAAGATGGCTATTAAGG encodes the following:
- a CDS encoding glycosyltransferase family 2 protein, with product MIDKNNKAEEVILTIAIPTYNRYDEVQTQVRLLLPQLSQQVNLVVYDNCSTIPISEYFSKEELLKFKLVRNKVNVGADANIARCFENCETTWLWTLSDDDFVKENAVETIIQQIESKREALFFCFWEKEDFETRNFEELSNKFKSGVVYCDSFTMSRCLYNMSMLKYSLIDYYANISSMVGTMILVLKYVEKNDSGNCIYLNKAIIEKWNEDVGWNYERFINRSFLFLDAFGTKYNKRYQKTLFIGHHITNYSLLLLDRKSSNVGQRQKLHLLKFIIGSQGLLNAIRYTPTMFFKALMMILSKNAFFTWIPFVLNKTIPLAKKIKK
- a CDS encoding glycosyltransferase family A protein, coding for MDKPLVSIIIPVYNSEKYIEETLDSVSLQTFSLWECIIINDGSVDNSEAVILEKIKEDQRFKYIYQDNSGVCVARNIAIKQSIGDYVLCLDADDLISENFLEETVNLLQSDVNLGVATSLVKFFGRSYGTLKVISYNLEIILAANQLVVTSLFRRIDFDIVGGFNENMKEGFEDWDFWISILKRNCTVACATKATFYYRLLGASRNKNISSEKEQRLRYQIWENHKELFCQYFVNPTHYFEYVRVANSPEYKIGLILLAPVRQLKYLIYLLKNNLLFNKSQRSKL
- a CDS encoding O-antigen polymerase, which translates into the protein MLKFKSILNPVTIYSVFVFFMGYSYLPISNDQHKSYYWLTELIFFSSVFSFLAGCFFHRSDPRRFKLPKFTLPMLKILFMLTVILGILIFLLEIVKIGYMPILNLGGGLDVYSEANENLIPFGHYLVLFMALMPSIAYTFWKLKRINFLIFIVVSIIGFFIIVNFLSRQTILLLLLSLFFSYSYFTKVSNMKIILMGLAAVAMFIFVGNLRADSSDVEIVNESLKSYANIDKSVHLSETYVTLYSSKNFTTFDDLVIKTINNSNYGYGIYTLKPIISLLFLDRLGLVYYDSNYDGFTRLGTYMIEPFSDFHIIGAILFNFLIGYLAMNTFKSFYRKANTSSIVNYSLVVYCMIMAPFTNFYLSFFIWFSILLNALLTNSNLEKKPDSL
- a CDS encoding glycosyltransferase, with amino-acid sequence MEQKITLQDIAIVIVLYGKNLVDTDTYKGLLVATTADNLGQMNLVVYDNSLEADSNINTTDLKVIKYFHDPSNPGVSHAYNYAAEFAKQQKMRWLILFDQDTKITNGALEIYIRHINEYQDIRLFSPMLISNNYIVSPSIFKNRRGRSIKSLTFGLKDFAELSPLNSGIAISLATFFKVGGYNESVPLDYSDYAFIDRVKNHVDRFFLLPLEFDHGLSSFEKPSLSSSLFRFESLCKGLINTSENRRSMRQSFLVAGRRAARLTFKYKNPIFIKVLMQKFLLPGKY
- a CDS encoding glycosyltransferase family 2 protein, with the translated sequence MRISVCIATYNGEKFVETQLRSILEQLPEDAEIIISDDNSTDKTLSLIESLNDLRIKIFHSSHKNLIKNFENAIKQASGDYIFLSDQDDKWLDGKVQFMMEQLQKYDIVVSDAYIGDADLNVVRDSYFEWRNSKTGVLKNFYKNSYLGCCMAFKSTILEKILPFPANIPMHDLWIGMMGELHYKTIFIPEKLMIYRRHGGNATYLNEDYTSNETLWSMIKFRVNLLAAVLKRSL